From one Bacteroidota bacterium genomic stretch:
- a CDS encoding DUF5683 domain-containing protein yields the protein MFRKLFFVLCALVLLQNVYAQKQTNTTYTPDTTKMSRPKKATLLAFVPGLGQIYNKKYWKLPIVYGGFAALIYSVSFYQNQYDIYRVAVQKRNAKQPIGDPQIEPLQDSYLIELRDFYRESRDLSWIGIGGLYALQIIDAAVDAHLQEFDVSENLTLRWDPSYQVVYGHAFVGASVRLKF from the coding sequence ATGTTTCGTAAACTGTTTTTTGTTTTATGTGCGCTTGTTTTACTGCAAAATGTATATGCACAAAAACAAACCAATACTACTTACACACCCGATACCACTAAAATGAGCCGCCCTAAGAAAGCTACCTTGCTGGCTTTCGTACCGGGTTTGGGTCAGATTTACAATAAAAAATATTGGAAACTACCTATTGTATATGGTGGCTTTGCTGCATTAATTTATTCGGTTAGTTTTTACCAAAATCAATACGATATATATAGGGTAGCTGTTCAAAAGCGCAATGCAAAACAACCCATTGGCGATCCTCAAATAGAACCGCTACAGGATTCTTATTTGATTGAATTGAGAGATTTTTACAGGGAAAGCCGCGATTTATCGTGGATAGGAATTGGCGGTTTATATGCATTGCAAATAATAGATGCGGCTGTTGATGCACATTTGCAAGAATTTGATGTGAGCGAGAATTTAACCCTACGTTGGGATCCTAGTTACCAAGTAGTTTACGGACACGCCTTTGTTGGAGCATCAGTAAGGTTAAAGTTTTAA
- a CDS encoding T9SS type A sorting domain-containing protein: MKKHILLPLFLLFVCQATWATITKQVINQTLDSTVTSYQLDINGDQAFDATFNYFANGAFTITTRVGNGNAYMLATETISGSNSRPCKVSNNQTFTSLPNWKSNGIFIHSPGLGYTGFAGTGNQYIAGRMNLTGGTDYFYFWILVNVNSTGSQLSILKTAMESEPNLALTTENEGQTGVGYKLLSKTKVFTLYPQPASSSVEVITDEKIETYKIFNINGQLILSRPMPTTNVIDVTNISKDVYLLQLLNNNEIIHIQKIIIDK, translated from the coding sequence ATGAAAAAACACATTTTACTACCCCTATTTTTACTTTTTGTTTGCCAAGCTACGTGGGCAACTATAACAAAACAAGTAATTAATCAAACGCTTGATTCTACTGTAACATCGTATCAGCTTGACATTAATGGAGATCAAGCCTTTGATGCTACTTTTAATTATTTTGCCAATGGTGCTTTTACTATTACAACCCGCGTTGGTAATGGCAATGCTTATATGTTGGCAACGGAAACAATAAGCGGCTCCAACAGCCGTCCTTGCAAGGTGTCAAACAACCAAACTTTTACCAGTTTACCAAACTGGAAATCGAATGGCATATTTATCCATAGCCCCGGTTTAGGTTATACAGGTTTTGCAGGTACCGGTAATCAATACATAGCAGGTCGCATGAATTTAACAGGCGGTACTGACTATTTCTATTTCTGGATATTGGTTAATGTAAATTCAACAGGTTCGCAATTAAGTATTTTAAAAACCGCTATGGAAAGTGAGCCTAATTTGGCGTTAACTACCGAAAACGAAGGACAGACGGGTGTTGGTTATAAATTATTAAGCAAAACAAAAGTATTTACTTTGTATCCACAACCAGCCAGCAGTAGTGTAGAAGTAATTACTGATGAAAAAATTGAAACATATAAAATATTCAATATAAACGGACAACTGATATTGAGTCGTCCAATGCCTACCACTAATGTAATAGATGTAACCAATATATCAAAAGATGTTTACTTGCTACAGTTATTAAACAATAACGAAATTATCCATATTCAAAAAATTATAATTGATAAATAA
- a CDS encoding SUMF1/EgtB/PvdO family nonheme iron enzyme — translation MNKWNTSVMMVINRYLAQWMIVLAVCIGLTLTSRAEEPSNRPFGMVKINDTLYMDETEVSVGMWLAFYNWTLKHETLDAANALLPDSSAIEPAIWTFIQRSCMEFDIAIRLKQSKTELDIVKVSDLKTYLGYYQTSKLSKDESALLDVAITGINHKQVMKFCKWRSTLFTTTNYAYRLANLQEWTGIATYVLTANKNDTLFKGKYPLFNYNNQLVEKWPAFKTAIQPNGMFPGNNLGLDNFFGNVSEMVMDEGKAVGGNYNLYAWQCQPDNVQIYTKPRLWLGFRCIYTTSQ, via the coding sequence ATGAATAAATGGAATACAAGTGTAATGATGGTTATAAATAGATACCTCGCTCAATGGATGATTGTACTGGCTGTATGTATTGGTTTAACTTTAACAAGCCGTGCAGAAGAACCTAGTAATCGTCCGTTTGGGATGGTTAAAATAAACGATACTTTATACATGGATGAAACAGAAGTAAGCGTTGGCATGTGGCTGGCCTTTTATAACTGGACATTGAAACATGAAACGCTGGATGCAGCCAATGCATTATTACCCGATAGCAGTGCCATAGAACCCGCTATATGGACTTTTATACAAAGAAGCTGTATGGAGTTTGATATCGCTATCAGGTTAAAGCAATCAAAAACCGAATTAGATATTGTAAAAGTATCAGACTTAAAAACCTATTTAGGCTATTACCAAACCAGCAAATTAAGTAAAGATGAGTCAGCATTATTAGATGTAGCCATTACAGGCATTAATCACAAACAGGTAATGAAGTTTTGTAAATGGCGTTCCACATTATTTACCACAACCAACTATGCATACAGGTTAGCCAATTTGCAGGAGTGGACAGGAATAGCTACGTATGTTTTAACAGCAAACAAAAATGATACACTGTTTAAAGGCAAGTATCCCTTGTTTAACTATAACAATCAATTGGTAGAAAAGTGGCCTGCTTTTAAAACCGCTATTCAACCCAACGGAATGTTTCCCGGTAATAATTTAGGTTTAGATAATTTCTTTGGCAATGTTTCAGAAATGGTAATGGACGAAGGCAAAGCAGTAGGAGGTAACTACAATTTATATGCCTGGCAATGCCAACCGGATAATGTGCAGATATATACTAAACCCCGGCTTTGGTTAGGGTTCAGGTGCATTTATACTACCAGTCAATAA
- a CDS encoding T9SS type A sorting domain-containing protein, with product MKKLFTILALSLSFFVSQAQRYKDKIFTNVTIDSVVYGNAAQYNNIAIDLKMNIYQPMGDTATNRPLLVLAHGGSFVNGTQYDADVVYLCNEFAKRGYVCISLQYRLGVNISEIILDQNQAGPQFANAVWRGTLDGRAAVRYLRAHLNTYKISAGQVYLGGVSAGGVLGLHEAFLDLPGEVGNSTPKIDTTSIGGVEGSTGSPGYSWRVKGIINLCGGLGDIEWMRNNTNLSIFSVHGTNDQTVPYKTDYFYASGIKVARLSGSFVVDSMAKALGMKSVFYTFQNAPHVPFSPGVGSAESSTAYMDTTERMLSDFLFDDIKTNGVGVKSVTANTLKLYPNPTNGKVNIEFSNNILRNIEIIDLSGKTMKELVSSQTMNSVDVSDLKQGIYFVKAYTDNGTSTQKLIIE from the coding sequence ATGAAAAAACTATTTACAATTTTAGCCCTTTCCCTTTCATTTTTTGTAAGCCAGGCCCAACGTTATAAAGATAAAATTTTTACCAATGTTACTATTGATAGTGTTGTGTATGGCAATGCTGCCCAATACAATAACATAGCTATTGACCTTAAAATGAATATTTACCAACCAATGGGAGACACTGCTACCAACCGTCCTTTATTGGTATTGGCACACGGTGGTTCTTTTGTTAATGGAACCCAATACGATGCAGATGTGGTTTACCTTTGTAATGAGTTTGCAAAACGTGGTTACGTTTGTATTTCTTTACAATACCGTTTAGGGGTTAACATTTCCGAAATAATATTAGACCAAAACCAAGCGGGCCCTCAGTTTGCCAATGCAGTATGGCGCGGAACGCTTGATGGTAGGGCAGCTGTAAGATATTTAAGAGCCCATTTAAATACTTATAAAATTAGCGCAGGACAAGTATATTTAGGTGGTGTTTCAGCAGGTGGTGTATTGGGTTTGCATGAAGCCTTTTTAGATTTACCGGGAGAAGTAGGTAACAGCACACCTAAAATTGATACGACCAGTATTGGTGGAGTTGAAGGCTCAACAGGTTCGCCCGGATATAGCTGGAGAGTAAAAGGTATTATTAACTTATGTGGTGGTTTAGGCGATATAGAATGGATGCGAAACAATACAAACCTTTCTATATTCAGCGTGCACGGAACCAATGACCAAACTGTTCCTTATAAAACAGATTATTTTTATGCTTCAGGTATTAAAGTAGCCAGATTAAGCGGCAGTTTTGTGGTAGATTCTATGGCTAAAGCATTGGGCATGAAGTCCGTTTTCTATACTTTCCAAAATGCACCGCATGTTCCTTTTTCACCGGGTGTAGGTTCTGCAGAAAGCAGTACTGCTTATATGGATACTACCGAAAGAATGTTAAGCGATTTTTTGTTTGATGATATTAAAACAAACGGGGTAGGAGTAAAAAGTGTAACAGCTAATACTTTAAAATTATACCCTAATCCGACTAATGGTAAAGTAAATATAGAGTTTAGCAATAACATCTTAAGAAACATAGAGATTATTGATTTAAGTGGTAAAACAATGAAAGAACTGGTAAGTTCACAAACTATGAATAGCGTAGATGTAAGCGATTTAAAACAAGGTATTTATTTTGTTAAAGCTTATACTGATAACGGAACCAGCACTCAAAAATTAATAATAGAGTAA
- a CDS encoding methyltransferase domain-containing protein: MSKFSNRSLQKELLDNSDIPTADLYQNLKELAFINTWLGGHKVTVKGLEYLNLSKQKTYTLIDIGCGGGDNLIFVAKWARKNGYTFNLLGVDLKKDCIDYAKKQCAAFSEISFIETDYRNLPQFNYSFDIALACLFTHHLSNNEISDLISWCDENAQVGFVINDLHRHWFAYYSIAWLTSLFSKSYLVKNDAKLSVLRAFGKTDWETILMQAKIKQLHITINWAWAFRWLIVGKRKA, translated from the coding sequence ATGTCCAAATTTTCAAATCGTTCGTTACAAAAAGAGTTATTAGACAATAGTGATATACCCACTGCCGATTTATACCAAAACCTGAAAGAGCTGGCTTTCATCAATACTTGGCTGGGCGGACACAAAGTAACCGTTAAAGGCTTGGAATATCTTAATTTATCGAAACAAAAAACCTATACCCTCATTGATATTGGCTGCGGAGGTGGCGATAATTTAATTTTTGTGGCAAAATGGGCTAGGAAAAATGGATACACCTTTAATTTATTAGGGGTTGATTTAAAAAAAGATTGTATTGATTACGCAAAGAAGCAATGTGCCGCTTTTTCGGAAATTAGTTTTATAGAAACCGATTATAGAAACTTACCACAATTTAATTACTCGTTCGATATTGCTTTGGCCTGTTTGTTTACCCACCACTTAAGCAATAATGAAATTAGTGATTTAATCAGTTGGTGCGATGAGAATGCTCAAGTTGGTTTTGTTATTAATGATTTGCACCGGCATTGGTTTGCCTATTACTCCATAGCATGGTTAACAAGTCTATTCAGTAAATCTTACTTGGTAAAAAACGATGCAAAACTATCTGTACTGAGGGCTTTCGGTAAAACGGACTGGGAAACTATTTTAATGCAGGCGAAAATAAAACAATTGCACATTACCATCAATTGGGCCTGGGCTTTCAGGTGGCTAATAGTAGGAAAACGTAAAGCTTAA
- a CDS encoding amidophosphoribosyltransferase, producing MSDPIKHECGIALIRLLKPLSFYEQKYGSVLYGLKRLYLLMEKQHNRGQDGAGVGTIKINALPGETYINRQRANGSNAIAEIFEKLNKKITKSGTKEQLKDPDYLRSNVPFAGELLLGHLRYGTHGGNSVDLCHPFIRENNWMSRNLMLAGNFNLTNVDELFNVLVELGQHPSEKADTVTMLEKFGHFIDEENQRLFTRYKIEGHSNQQISSLIASELNIENILKRSLRDADGGYVMAGLLGHGDAFVVRDPNGIRPCFYYYDDEIAVVTSERPAIQTGFNIPLRDIKELGRGNALIIKKDGKISEVNIIPQAENKACSFERIYFSRGNDKDIYKERKQLGFLLADKIMKSVGNDFENTVFSYIPNTAAVSFYGMIDGINDLLNIHKIEQIKKLGSEINEGQLKTILAMHPRRERVAVKDAKLRTFITDDTNREDMVAHVYDVTYGIVKNHVDTLVVIDDSIVRGTTLKSSILRILDRLHPKKIVIVSSAPQIRYPDCYGIDMSRLKDFVAFQAMIALVKERKLDKKIDEVYKKCKAQENLPKEQMKNYLIDLYSLFTDDEISAKIAQIVTPAEITAEVAIIFQSIDNLHEACPNHKGDWYFSGHYPTPGGTKVVNKAFINYYEGSNARAY from the coding sequence ATGAGTGATCCTATCAAACACGAATGCGGAATAGCCCTTATCCGCCTTTTAAAACCGTTAAGTTTTTATGAACAAAAGTATGGCTCTGTATTATACGGTTTAAAGCGCCTTTATCTTTTAATGGAAAAACAGCATAACCGGGGGCAAGACGGTGCCGGTGTTGGAACCATTAAAATTAATGCTTTACCGGGCGAAACTTATATTAACAGGCAACGTGCCAATGGCAGCAACGCCATAGCGGAAATTTTTGAAAAGCTAAATAAAAAAATTACCAAATCGGGTACCAAAGAGCAATTAAAGGACCCTGATTACTTGCGCTCCAATGTACCTTTTGCGGGTGAGTTGCTGTTAGGTCATTTGCGTTACGGAACGCATGGTGGCAACAGTGTTGATTTGTGCCATCCGTTTATTCGCGAAAACAACTGGATGAGCAGAAATTTAATGCTTGCAGGTAATTTTAACTTAACCAATGTTGACGAGCTTTTTAATGTATTGGTAGAATTAGGACAACATCCGAGTGAAAAAGCTGATACGGTAACGATGCTTGAGAAATTTGGACATTTTATAGATGAAGAAAACCAACGTTTGTTTACGCGCTATAAAATTGAAGGACACAGCAATCAACAAATATCGAGCTTAATAGCCAGCGAATTAAATATTGAAAATATATTAAAACGCTCCTTACGCGATGCGGATGGGGGTTATGTAATGGCCGGTTTATTAGGTCACGGAGATGCATTTGTAGTGCGTGACCCGAATGGAATAAGACCTTGCTTTTATTACTACGATGATGAAATTGCAGTAGTAACCAGTGAGCGCCCTGCTATACAAACGGGTTTCAATATTCCGCTGAGAGATATTAAAGAATTAGGCAGAGGTAATGCCTTAATTATAAAAAAAGATGGTAAAATAAGTGAGGTAAATATTATTCCTCAGGCCGAAAACAAAGCATGCTCGTTTGAACGTATTTATTTTAGCCGTGGAAACGATAAAGATATTTACAAGGAACGCAAACAATTAGGATTTTTATTGGCTGATAAAATTATGAAATCGGTTGGTAACGATTTTGAAAATACGGTTTTCAGTTATATACCGAATACAGCAGCTGTTTCATTTTACGGAATGATTGATGGTATAAACGATTTACTGAACATTCATAAAATTGAGCAGATAAAAAAATTAGGTTCTGAAATAAACGAAGGCCAGCTAAAAACTATTTTAGCCATGCACCCGCGCAGGGAACGAGTAGCTGTTAAAGATGCTAAACTGCGTACTTTTATTACAGACGATACTAACAGGGAAGATATGGTAGCACACGTGTACGATGTTACTTATGGTATTGTTAAAAACCATGTAGATACGCTTGTTGTTATTGATGATTCTATTGTAAGGGGAACAACTTTAAAAAGTTCTATCTTACGTATATTAGACAGGTTACATCCTAAAAAAATAGTGATTGTTTCATCGGCTCCGCAAATACGTTATCCTGACTGTTATGGAATTGACATGAGTCGTTTAAAGGACTTTGTGGCTTTCCAGGCCATGATAGCTTTGGTTAAAGAACGTAAATTAGATAAGAAAATTGATGAGGTTTACAAAAAATGTAAAGCGCAGGAAAACTTACCTAAGGAGCAAATGAAAAACTACCTGATTGATTTGTATAGCTTATTTACTGATGATGAAATATCGGCTAAGATTGCTCAAATTGTAACGCCTGCTGAAATTACAGCGGAGGTAGCCATTATTTTCCAAAGCATAGATAATTTACACGAAGCTTGTCCTAACCACAAAGGCGACTGGTACTTTAGCGGACACTACCCTACTCCGGGCGGAACCAAAGTAGTAAACAAAGCTTTTATTAATTATTACGAAGGCAGCAATGCCAGGGCTTACTAA
- a CDS encoding dihydrofolate reductase, which produces MKVNGLLVTIATGVSLTLTSYGSNNNIKGMSEKEKVVKKDSFEVECDRFADLQILRYHIDGFEKLTIQQKKLAYYLFEAANAGRDIIYDQKYKHNLAIRKTIEAIYSSYKGDRKSVEFKQFETYAKRVFFSNGIHHHYSNLKFVPSCSFEFFSGLVKNTNAALLPLKTGETVDAFLGSMKNIMFDPNFESKSVDLASGIDNVKASANNFYEGLTQQEVEAYYDARMKKDDAEPISWGLNSKMVKENGNAVEKIWKSGGMYGAAIDKIVYWLEKAVKVAENAKQERALSLLIEFYKTGDLKKWDEYNIAWVADTESRIDVVNGFIEVYGDAIGKRASYESVVSMKDMEATKRIAAVAKEAQWFENNSPIMAEHKKKEVKGITAKVITVIQEAGDAAPSTPIGINLPNANWIRQQHGSKSVSLSNIVHSYNIVAAKSPMSKEFAENKGQIERAKLHGALAGDLHTDLHEVIGHASGQINKGVGDPDQTLKNYASTLEEARADLVALYYIMDKKLVDMGVMPSLEVGKAEYDNYIMNGLITQLTRLNVGENLEEAHMRNRQLNAKWAYEMGKKDNVIEFIKRDGKTYVRVNNYEKLRDLFGQLLKEIQRIKSEGDYKAATALVEGYGVNVDQELLKEVKERFTKLDVAPYKGFIQPKLVPVMKGNEMVDVKVEYPKNFLENQLQLGKQYGILPVEN; this is translated from the coding sequence ATGAAAGTAAACGGTTTACTAGTTACAATAGCAACAGGAGTAAGTTTAACATTAACCAGTTATGGTAGTAATAACAACATAAAAGGTATGAGTGAAAAAGAAAAAGTGGTAAAGAAAGACAGCTTTGAAGTAGAGTGCGATCGGTTTGCCGATTTACAAATACTACGTTACCATATTGACGGTTTTGAAAAATTAACGATACAGCAAAAAAAGCTGGCTTATTATTTATTTGAAGCAGCTAACGCAGGCCGCGATATTATTTACGACCAGAAGTATAAACACAACTTAGCTATCCGTAAAACAATTGAAGCCATTTACAGCAGCTATAAAGGTGACAGGAAATCGGTAGAGTTTAAACAATTTGAAACTTATGCCAAGCGCGTGTTTTTCTCAAACGGTATTCACCACCATTATTCTAATTTAAAATTTGTACCAAGCTGCTCGTTCGAGTTTTTTAGCGGATTAGTTAAAAATACAAATGCAGCTTTGTTACCATTAAAAACCGGAGAGACTGTTGATGCATTTTTAGGTTCGATGAAAAACATCATGTTCGATCCTAACTTTGAAAGCAAATCGGTTGATTTAGCATCAGGTATTGACAATGTAAAAGCATCGGCTAATAATTTTTATGAGGGCCTTACCCAACAAGAAGTAGAAGCCTATTACGATGCCCGTATGAAAAAAGACGATGCAGAACCTATTAGTTGGGGTTTAAACAGCAAAATGGTAAAAGAGAATGGTAACGCAGTAGAAAAAATTTGGAAGTCAGGCGGTATGTACGGTGCTGCTATTGATAAAATAGTTTATTGGTTAGAAAAAGCGGTGAAAGTGGCGGAAAACGCAAAGCAAGAAAGAGCCTTATCATTGTTAATTGAGTTTTACAAAACAGGCGATTTGAAAAAATGGGACGAATACAATATAGCCTGGGTAGCTGATACCGAAAGCCGCATAGATGTAGTAAATGGTTTTATTGAAGTATATGGCGATGCAATAGGCAAACGTGCCAGCTACGAAAGTGTAGTTTCTATGAAAGATATGGAAGCCACCAAACGTATTGCTGCAGTAGCTAAAGAGGCACAATGGTTTGAAAATAATTCACCCATTATGGCTGAGCATAAAAAGAAAGAAGTAAAAGGAATTACTGCTAAAGTTATTACTGTAATACAAGAAGCAGGTGATGCTGCACCTTCTACACCAATAGGTATTAATTTACCAAATGCCAATTGGATTCGTCAGCAACACGGTAGTAAATCAGTATCGTTAAGTAATATAGTACACAGTTATAATATAGTGGCCGCTAAAAGTCCTATGTCAAAAGAGTTTGCTGAAAACAAAGGACAAATAGAGCGTGCTAAATTACATGGTGCATTGGCAGGCGATTTACATACCGATTTGCATGAAGTAATCGGACATGCTAGCGGACAAATAAACAAAGGTGTTGGTGACCCTGACCAAACTTTAAAAAATTACGCAAGTACTTTAGAAGAAGCCCGTGCAGACTTAGTGGCTTTATACTATATCATGGATAAAAAACTAGTTGATATGGGTGTAATGCCTAGCCTTGAGGTAGGTAAAGCAGAGTACGATAACTATATTATGAATGGATTAATTACCCAATTAACCCGTTTAAATGTTGGAGAAAACTTAGAAGAAGCACACATGCGCAACAGACAATTAAATGCTAAATGGGCTTACGAAATGGGTAAAAAAGACAATGTAATAGAGTTTATTAAACGCGATGGTAAAACCTATGTACGTGTAAATAACTATGAAAAGTTACGCGACTTATTTGGCCAGTTGTTAAAAGAAATCCAACGTATAAAATCAGAAGGCGATTACAAAGCAGCTACTGCCTTGGTTGAGGGTTACGGTGTAAACGTTGATCAGGAGCTTTTAAAAGAAGTAAAAGAACGTTTTACTAAATTAGATGTAGCTCCTTACAAAGGTTTTATTCAACCTAAATTAGTACCGGTAATGAAAGGCAATGAAATGGTTGATGTAAAAGTAGAATACCCTAAGAACTTTTTAGAAAATCAATTACAGTTGGGTAAACAATACGGAATACTGCCGGTTGAAAACTAA
- a CDS encoding GNAT family protein, whose translation MDFEILHTERLLLRKSSIEEFHYIFKHYTDDGLKTFFGLTTDEELQKEKDKYNNGYTSYNRSFLLFHLIDKATQQNIGACGFHNWFAMHSRSEIGYHLRDDNNKRKGFMKEALQAIIAYGFNNMNLNRIEAVISPKNEPSLKLAKHYNFKEEGLLKEHYCVDGVPEDSVIFGLLKKEYAA comes from the coding sequence ATGGATTTTGAGATTTTACATACGGAAAGGCTTTTATTAAGAAAATCATCGATAGAGGAATTTCATTATATTTTTAAGCATTATACTGATGATGGATTGAAAACTTTTTTCGGATTGACTACAGACGAGGAATTACAAAAGGAAAAGGATAAATATAATAACGGGTACACTTCTTATAACCGCTCTTTTTTGTTGTTTCATTTAATTGATAAGGCTACGCAACAAAACATAGGTGCCTGTGGTTTTCATAATTGGTTTGCCATGCACAGCAGGTCTGAAATTGGTTATCATTTACGTGATGATAACAATAAACGCAAAGGTTTTATGAAAGAGGCTTTGCAAGCTATTATTGCTTATGGTTTTAACAATATGAACTTAAACCGCATAGAAGCTGTTATAAGCCCTAAAAACGAGCCTTCGCTCAAGTTGGCAAAACATTATAACTTTAAAGAAGAAGGCCTCTTAAAGGAACATTATTGCGTGGATGGTGTACCGGAAGATTCTGTTATCTTCGGATTGTTGAAAAAGGAATACGCAGCCTAA
- the msrA gene encoding peptide-methionine (S)-S-oxide reductase MsrA, which yields MKTIKNITYVITLLLICMHTGCAQNNNKATTSKTNNMTTENLDTLQTAVFGAGCFWCVEAVFQRIDGVVKIESGYTNGDVKNPTYREVCYGKTGHAEVCKIWYDSSKVSFETLLSVFWQTHDPTTLNRQGNDVGTQYRSGVFYTTENQKLIAEKYKAELSQSGAFSSPIVTEITALNNYYPAEDYHQDYYNQNGDQPYCQFVIAPKLEKFKKVFGDKLRQK from the coding sequence ATGAAAACAATTAAAAATATTACCTATGTAATTACCTTATTGCTTATTTGTATGCATACAGGCTGTGCACAAAACAATAATAAAGCCACTACTAGCAAAACAAACAATATGACAACAGAAAATTTAGATACTTTACAAACCGCTGTTTTTGGCGCAGGCTGTTTTTGGTGTGTTGAAGCCGTATTTCAACGTATAGACGGAGTCGTAAAAATAGAAAGTGGTTATACCAATGGCGATGTGAAAAACCCAACTTACCGCGAGGTATGTTATGGTAAAACCGGCCATGCAGAAGTATGTAAAATATGGTACGATTCTTCCAAAGTTTCGTTTGAAACACTGCTTTCCGTATTTTGGCAAACACACGACCCAACTACTTTAAACAGACAGGGCAATGATGTTGGTACTCAATACCGTTCGGGTGTATTTTATACTACCGAAAATCAAAAACTAATAGCCGAAAAATACAAAGCAGAATTAAGCCAGTCAGGTGCTTTTAGTAGCCCTATTGTAACTGAAATTACAGCGCTGAATAATTATTACCCGGCCGAAGATTACCACCAAGATTATTACAATCAAAATGGGGATCAGCCTTACTGCCAGTTTGTAATAGCCCCTAAGTTAGAGAAGTTTAAAAAAGTATTTGGCGATAAATTGCGCCAGAAATAA